A region of Chitinophaga horti DNA encodes the following proteins:
- a CDS encoding SUMF1/EgtB/PvdO family nonheme iron enzyme, with protein sequence MRRLTSLSLLVGAGIILGGATSCNKDGGGGLFGKKKQSSSATGWAYNDKKMGGFSVAKNVDQQTGPGLVFVQGGTFAMGATEQDVMMEWNNIPRRITVSSFYIDETEVSNVHYREYLYWLTRMYNESFPEVVRNALPDTLVWRSELAYNEPLVEYYFRHPAYNDYPVVGVTWKQATDYAKWRSNRVNEKLLMDAGLLSKADITNQADDNTFDSKSYMAGLYEGTPGKMSKGAKKQFQNPDGTPRGAQFEDGLMLPNYRLPTEAEWEYAALGYIGQNPNPSKKEGNRGEELIMNKQIYSWGTNNSGLRDIRRGKWQGEFLANFKRGSGDNMGMAGGLNDRASIPAAVSTYFPNTFGIYNMSGNVSEWVQDVYRPLTAIDGDDFNYFRGNKFQTVYLNSENELEKDSLGQLRMRDVTDEESASRLNYQKGDVINYLDGDSLSLVEYGYGITTLINDKSRVIKGGSWNDRAYWLSPGTRRFMQEDMATNTVGFRCAMDRVGSPEGNKFKTGNLFRKQRQKR encoded by the coding sequence ATGCGTAGATTAACCTCCTTATCACTGCTCGTAGGCGCCGGAATCATACTCGGCGGTGCTACCTCTTGTAATAAAGACGGTGGCGGCGGCCTGTTCGGGAAAAAGAAACAATCTTCTTCTGCCACAGGTTGGGCTTACAACGATAAAAAAATGGGCGGCTTCAGCGTCGCTAAGAACGTGGACCAGCAAACTGGTCCTGGTCTCGTTTTCGTACAGGGCGGTACTTTCGCCATGGGTGCGACCGAGCAGGATGTGATGATGGAATGGAACAATATCCCCCGCAGGATCACGGTTTCCTCCTTCTACATCGATGAAACGGAAGTTTCCAACGTACACTACCGCGAGTACCTGTACTGGCTTACCCGCATGTACAACGAATCATTCCCCGAAGTCGTGCGCAACGCCCTCCCTGACACCCTGGTCTGGCGTAGCGAGCTGGCTTACAACGAGCCACTGGTAGAGTACTACTTCCGCCACCCGGCTTATAATGATTATCCGGTAGTAGGCGTAACCTGGAAACAGGCCACCGACTACGCTAAATGGCGCTCTAACCGCGTAAACGAAAAACTGCTGATGGATGCAGGCCTGCTTTCTAAGGCAGACATTACCAACCAGGCAGATGATAATACATTCGACAGTAAGTCTTATATGGCCGGCCTGTACGAAGGCACGCCGGGCAAAATGTCCAAAGGTGCTAAAAAGCAGTTCCAGAACCCCGATGGTACGCCGCGTGGCGCACAGTTCGAAGATGGTCTGATGCTGCCGAACTACCGCCTCCCGACAGAAGCTGAGTGGGAGTACGCTGCCCTCGGTTATATCGGCCAAAACCCGAACCCTTCCAAAAAAGAAGGCAACAGGGGTGAAGAGTTGATCATGAACAAACAGATCTACTCCTGGGGAACTAACAACTCCGGCCTCCGCGACATCCGCCGCGGTAAATGGCAGGGTGAGTTCCTGGCGAACTTCAAACGTGGCTCCGGCGACAACATGGGTATGGCAGGCGGCCTGAACGACCGTGCCTCTATCCCCGCCGCCGTTAGCACTTACTTCCCGAATACTTTTGGTATCTATAACATGTCTGGTAACGTAAGCGAGTGGGTACAAGACGTTTACCGTCCCCTCACGGCGATCGACGGCGACGACTTTAACTACTTCCGTGGTAACAAATTCCAGACGGTATACCTGAACTCAGAGAACGAACTGGAAAAAGACAGCCTGGGTCAGCTCCGCATGCGTGACGTAACGGATGAAGAGAGCGCCAGCCGCCTCAACTACCAGAAAGGTGATGTAATCAACTACCTCGATGGTGACTCCCTGTCACTGGTAGAGTATGGTTACGGTATTACCACCCTCATCAACGACAAATCCCGTGTGATCAAAGGTGGTAGCTGGAACGACCGCGCTTACTGGCTGTCCCCGGGCACCCGCCGCTTCATGCAGGAAGACATGGCCACTAACACGGTAGGTTTCCGTTGCGCGATGGACCGCGTGGGTAGCCCCGAAGGCAACAAGTTCAAAACCGGCAACCTGTTCCGCAAACAGCGCCAGAAAAGATAA
- the bcp gene encoding thioredoxin-dependent thiol peroxidase, whose protein sequence is MFHLKEGDKAPIFKGIDQNGKKVSLNDFKGKRVVLYFYPKDSTATCTVQACNLRDNYADLTAQGYEVVGVSADSEKSHQKIITKNSLPFTLLADEDRTILNQYGVWGEKKFMGRIFDGIHRTTFLINEKGIIHKIIRKPQSKRHTEEILEMWK, encoded by the coding sequence ATGTTTCATTTGAAAGAAGGCGACAAAGCGCCCATATTTAAAGGGATCGACCAGAACGGAAAGAAGGTGTCGCTCAATGATTTTAAAGGCAAAAGAGTAGTGCTTTATTTCTATCCGAAAGACAGTACCGCCACCTGCACCGTGCAGGCCTGCAACCTCCGTGATAACTACGCGGATCTTACCGCGCAGGGCTACGAGGTGGTAGGCGTAAGCGCCGACTCAGAAAAGAGCCACCAGAAGATCATCACGAAAAACAGCCTGCCCTTCACCTTACTGGCCGACGAAGACCGCACCATTCTTAACCAGTACGGCGTGTGGGGAGAAAAGAAATTCATGGGCCGCATCTTCGACGGCATCCACCGCACCACCTTCCTGATTAACGAAAAAGGCATCATCCACAAGATCATTCGCAAGCCGCAAAGTAAACGGCACACCGAGGAGATACTGGAGATGTGGAAATAA
- a CDS encoding peptidoglycan DD-metalloendopeptidase family protein → MKKLIGLFLLAPALAFAQDLPVKSYPKGYFRNPLEIPILLAGNFGELRPNHFHSGLDIKTQQRENLRVLAAAEGYVSRIGISHTGFGNVVYITHPNGYTTVYAHLNRFFPTLEQYVKQKQYDQQSWAIDLVIPAHLFPVKKGDFIAWSGNTGGSAGPHLHFEIRDTKTEKPLNGLLFGFGVPDTRAPEIQRIAIYDRNRSLYEQTPVMVAVTRNKAGQYVAAKPLVKVNTDKAGVAIGALDRQSNSDNPNGIFQAIVYDNNVPLSGFLLDDIGYDETRYLNAHVDYKMKKGGGPYVQLMYALPGNPLGIYHDLRGENGMVDLSDGRPHAMKVEVKDANGNTSTVSFSLQQESKSPAEGACANTMFTDSRNIFENNQVEFFLEEGSIYDRICFRYTELANATAGAYSNTYRLHTALVPVHSNFNVRIRPTKAVPAHLQSKMVMKRSGLGSSVAAATYEDGWFKASFRDFGDFQLAIDTVKPKITPVGGVKTGMNAGALTRMSFTLSDASGIKSYRADLDGKWLLCSRKGNTITYTFDEHCLPGNHELVVTAYDIAGNEATYTIKFKR, encoded by the coding sequence ATGAAGAAATTAATCGGCCTTTTTCTTTTAGCACCGGCATTGGCATTTGCACAGGACCTTCCCGTGAAGAGCTATCCCAAAGGGTATTTCCGCAATCCACTCGAAATTCCCATCCTGTTGGCGGGCAACTTCGGTGAACTTCGTCCCAATCACTTTCACTCCGGCCTGGACATTAAAACCCAGCAACGTGAGAACCTGAGAGTACTGGCCGCCGCCGAAGGGTACGTAAGCCGCATCGGCATATCGCACACCGGCTTTGGTAACGTGGTATATATCACGCACCCAAATGGCTATACGACTGTGTACGCCCACCTCAACCGTTTCTTTCCAACCCTCGAGCAATACGTAAAGCAAAAACAATACGACCAGCAAAGCTGGGCCATCGACCTGGTGATTCCCGCGCACCTCTTCCCCGTGAAGAAGGGCGATTTCATTGCCTGGAGCGGTAACACTGGCGGCTCTGCAGGTCCGCACCTGCACTTTGAAATAAGAGATACAAAGACAGAAAAGCCCCTGAACGGCCTGCTGTTCGGCTTCGGCGTGCCCGATACCCGTGCGCCCGAAATACAACGTATCGCTATTTACGACCGCAACCGCAGCCTGTACGAGCAAACGCCTGTAATGGTAGCGGTGACGCGTAATAAGGCCGGTCAGTACGTAGCCGCCAAACCATTGGTAAAAGTGAATACCGACAAAGCCGGCGTGGCCATTGGTGCGCTGGACAGGCAAAGTAATTCGGATAACCCGAACGGTATTTTCCAGGCGATCGTGTACGATAATAATGTGCCCTTAAGCGGTTTCCTGCTCGATGATATTGGCTACGACGAAACCCGCTACCTCAATGCGCACGTGGATTACAAGATGAAGAAAGGTGGTGGCCCGTATGTGCAGCTCATGTACGCCCTGCCCGGTAACCCGCTTGGCATTTACCACGACCTGCGTGGCGAAAACGGTATGGTTGATTTATCGGACGGTAGACCGCACGCCATGAAAGTGGAAGTGAAGGATGCAAATGGTAATACCTCGACTGTAAGCTTTTCCTTACAACAGGAAAGCAAGTCGCCTGCCGAAGGGGCTTGTGCCAACACCATGTTCACCGATTCGCGTAACATATTCGAGAACAACCAGGTGGAGTTTTTCCTGGAAGAAGGTTCGATCTACGACCGCATTTGTTTCCGCTATACAGAGTTGGCAAATGCAACTGCCGGGGCGTATTCCAACACGTATCGCCTGCACACCGCGCTGGTGCCGGTCCACAGCAACTTTAACGTGCGCATAAGGCCTACGAAAGCTGTTCCCGCTCACCTGCAAAGTAAGATGGTGATGAAACGCAGTGGATTGGGCAGCAGTGTGGCCGCCGCCACTTATGAAGATGGCTGGTTCAAAGCGTCTTTCCGCGATTTTGGTGATTTCCAGCTCGCGATTGATACCGTGAAGCCAAAGATCACGCCGGTAGGTGGTGTTAAGACCGGCATGAACGCAGGGGCGCTCACCAGGATGTCATTCACCCTCAGCGATGCCAGCGGTATCAAATCCTATCGCGCCGACCTGGATGGCAAATGGCTGTTGTGCTCCCGCAAAGGCAATACGATCACTTATACCTTCGATGAGCATTGTTTGCCAGGCAATCACGAACTGGTAGTAACTGCCTACGACATTGCCGGCAACGAGGCTACCTATACGATTAAATTCAAACGATAA
- a CDS encoding ABC transporter ATP-binding protein: MSAYTKHEVLLSAENIGMQYGDKVVLRDVNFAIRDIHREGLHQGQVVSLVGRSGIGKTQLFRILSGLLQPVTGTVRIDEDQHIVKPGEVGIVPQNYMLFNHRTIYQNLKIGVDSAGGGLNDAAKRKLIDEYAKAFELQEHLKKYPAQLSGGQRQRVSIIQQVLTGNRFILLDEPFSGLDVLMIDRVTALLQKISTLNEHNTLIIVSHDIENAAAISDMVWILGTEEGKPGATIVKEYDLCAMGLAWEPHIRENMAFVELLADIRRRL, from the coding sequence ATGAGTGCATATACCAAACACGAAGTGTTATTGAGCGCAGAAAATATAGGCATGCAGTATGGCGACAAGGTTGTACTGCGCGATGTAAACTTTGCTATCCGCGATATTCACCGCGAAGGTTTGCACCAGGGGCAGGTGGTGTCGCTCGTAGGTCGCAGCGGCATCGGCAAAACACAACTGTTCCGCATCCTGTCCGGATTGCTGCAACCTGTTACCGGCACGGTGCGCATCGATGAAGATCAGCATATCGTGAAGCCGGGAGAAGTAGGCATCGTGCCGCAAAACTACATGCTGTTCAATCACCGCACGATCTATCAAAACTTAAAGATCGGGGTGGACAGTGCAGGGGGTGGATTAAATGACGCCGCCAAAAGAAAGCTGATTGATGAATACGCGAAGGCTTTTGAATTGCAGGAACACCTGAAAAAATACCCGGCGCAGCTGAGCGGTGGCCAGCGGCAGCGGGTGAGTATCATACAGCAGGTGCTTACGGGCAACCGTTTTATATTGCTGGATGAGCCCTTTTCGGGTCTGGACGTACTCATGATCGATCGCGTAACGGCGCTGCTGCAAAAGATATCTACGCTCAATGAACACAATACGCTCATCATCGTAAGTCACGATATTGAGAACGCCGCTGCCATATCAGACATGGTGTGGATCTTAGGTACAGAAGAAGGTAAGCCCGGCGCCACCATCGTAAAGGAGTACGATCTTTGCGCGATGGGCCTGGCCTGGGAGCCACACATCCGCGAAAACATGGCTTTTGTAGAGCTGCTGGCCGATATACGCCGACGTTTGTAG
- a CDS encoding ABC transporter permease yields the protein MQRLRQFFEPLRILNKRTLTLLIVTEVLLALVAWQLTGGGLIPTPAKVMAALGHIIQMPDFADNLFASLALTIKGMGISIVIALLISYLSIVPVFQPFARFVIKCRYLTLTGLIFLFTLLTQNGHQLKLSLLIFGIVPFFVTSLLSVIDNIHAQEFELCTTLRMNSWKSLWEVVIVGRLDQVFEVMRQNFAIAWLMITSVEGLSMSEGGLGVMLIRANKYVQLDVVFGTLVIIFIIGLLFDYLLGALRHWLFPYTKLTVRR from the coding sequence ATGCAACGTTTACGACAATTCTTTGAGCCGCTGCGGATACTGAATAAACGTACGCTCACGCTGCTGATCGTGACGGAAGTGCTGCTGGCGCTGGTAGCCTGGCAGTTAACCGGCGGCGGACTCATTCCCACGCCAGCCAAAGTAATGGCTGCATTAGGACATATTATACAGATGCCCGACTTCGCAGACAACCTGTTCGCCAGTCTGGCCCTCACTATCAAAGGTATGGGCATCAGTATCGTGATCGCTTTGCTGATCAGTTATTTGTCCATCGTACCCGTGTTTCAGCCTTTTGCCCGATTCGTGATCAAGTGCCGTTACCTCACGTTGACAGGGTTGATCTTCCTGTTTACATTACTTACGCAAAATGGCCACCAGCTTAAATTAAGCCTGCTCATATTCGGTATCGTTCCTTTTTTTGTGACCTCGCTGTTAAGTGTGATCGACAACATTCACGCGCAGGAATTTGAACTATGTACCACCCTTCGCATGAACAGCTGGAAGTCGCTCTGGGAGGTGGTGATCGTCGGCCGGCTCGATCAGGTGTTTGAAGTAATGCGACAGAACTTTGCGATCGCCTGGCTGATGATTACCTCTGTTGAAGGGCTAAGTATGAGTGAAGGCGGCCTGGGCGTCATGCTCATTCGTGCGAACAAATACGTGCAGCTTGATGTGGTATTTGGCACGCTCGTCATCATCTTCATCATTGGTTTACTGTTCGATTACCTGCTGGGCGCGCTGCGGCACTGGCTATTTCCTTACACTAAATTAACCGTACGCCGATGA
- a CDS encoding OmpA family protein → MSVKVKPGGKILGIILVLGGIYAAKVFWWDKRPQQARASAEIGKVKLPDAPEASLSKDAVMLPLPGTEEAMNGGTKISWRIMAWNSQFPLMYANGGANTTKGSLLDKAKLQLEIVRQDDCNKSIADMVKFAQEYKNNPNAPGVFASFMGDGMPMFFAALVKELEPLGPDYQPIAFYTMGKSYGEDKLMGPIDWQRDPNNAIGKTVSCVLRDGDMNILVKWAGDNGLRVNPDETTYDRNAINLIAANDFLDAANKYITGYKESRKLVVDGKKLSQDTTVGVDAVSTWTPGDVNIAQKRGGLVNIASTKEYSAQMPNITITIKKFAYDHRTDMENLIMALSQAGDQVRSFNEAKAFAADVSAKVYNEQDGAYWLKYYNGVEEKDAQGLKVHLGGSMAYNLADAANMFGLGKDGIDRYKIVYNTFGDILVKMYPELVPAYPVYSKVVDKSFITSVVSNHPELLEGSVMKEEYAGEITKEVSSKSYEIQFETGSAQIRKVSYPVLDEILQSAVVAEGLKLGVYGHTDNVGNDQSNMLLSEERATAVKTYLQSKGLSSSRVEAKGYGATKPIADNDNAAGRAKNRRVQIVLGN, encoded by the coding sequence ATGTCAGTTAAAGTAAAACCCGGCGGTAAAATTTTAGGTATCATCCTCGTATTAGGCGGTATATATGCCGCGAAAGTATTTTGGTGGGATAAACGTCCCCAACAGGCAAGGGCATCTGCAGAAATAGGTAAAGTTAAGTTACCCGATGCACCTGAAGCTTCTTTAAGTAAAGATGCAGTCATGCTGCCTTTGCCTGGCACCGAAGAAGCCATGAACGGCGGTACAAAGATCAGCTGGCGCATCATGGCCTGGAACTCGCAGTTCCCGCTGATGTACGCGAACGGCGGTGCCAATACGACAAAGGGCTCCCTGCTCGACAAAGCCAAACTGCAGCTGGAAATCGTACGGCAGGACGACTGTAACAAGTCTATCGCCGATATGGTAAAGTTTGCGCAGGAGTATAAGAACAATCCGAACGCTCCCGGTGTGTTCGCCTCCTTCATGGGCGATGGTATGCCGATGTTCTTCGCCGCACTGGTAAAGGAATTGGAGCCGCTTGGCCCGGACTACCAGCCTATTGCTTTTTACACCATGGGTAAAAGTTATGGGGAAGATAAACTGATGGGCCCTATAGACTGGCAACGCGACCCGAATAATGCGATCGGCAAAACTGTGTCCTGCGTGCTGCGCGACGGTGATATGAACATTCTCGTAAAGTGGGCCGGCGATAATGGGCTTCGGGTAAACCCGGATGAAACGACTTATGATCGTAATGCCATCAACCTGATCGCAGCGAACGACTTCCTGGATGCCGCGAACAAATACATCACCGGTTACAAGGAATCGCGCAAACTGGTGGTAGATGGTAAAAAACTGAGCCAGGACACCACGGTAGGTGTAGATGCCGTAAGCACCTGGACGCCCGGCGACGTGAACATTGCGCAGAAGCGCGGCGGACTCGTAAACATCGCATCTACCAAAGAGTACAGCGCGCAGATGCCGAACATTACCATCACGATCAAGAAGTTCGCCTACGATCACCGCACCGATATGGAAAACCTGATCATGGCGCTTTCGCAGGCCGGTGACCAGGTGCGCTCCTTCAACGAGGCGAAAGCCTTTGCGGCAGACGTATCCGCCAAAGTGTACAACGAGCAGGATGGCGCGTACTGGCTGAAATACTATAACGGCGTAGAAGAAAAAGACGCGCAGGGACTGAAGGTACACCTCGGTGGCTCCATGGCCTACAACCTGGCCGATGCGGCGAACATGTTCGGTTTAGGTAAAGATGGAATTGACCGTTACAAGATCGTGTACAACACCTTCGGCGACATCCTCGTAAAAATGTACCCGGAGCTGGTACCAGCGTACCCGGTGTACAGCAAAGTGGTGGATAAATCTTTTATTACCTCCGTGGTCTCCAATCACCCCGAACTGCTGGAAGGTAGTGTGATGAAGGAAGAATACGCAGGTGAGATCACCAAGGAAGTGTCGTCGAAGTCGTACGAGATACAGTTCGAAACCGGTAGCGCGCAGATCAGGAAAGTATCGTACCCCGTGCTCGACGAGATACTGCAAAGCGCCGTGGTAGCCGAAGGGTTGAAGCTCGGCGTATATGGCCACACCGATAACGTAGGTAACGATCAGTCGAATATGTTGCTCTCCGAAGAGCGGGCCACCGCAGTAAAAACGTACCTGCAGAGCAAGGGCCTTTCATCCAGCCGGGTAGAAGCCAAAGGTTACGGCGCTACCAAACCCATTGCCGATAATGATAACGCTGCCGGTCGCGCCAAGAACCGTCGTGTGCAGATCGTATTAGGTAACTAA
- a CDS encoding PspA/IM30 family protein, which translates to METQFFPAASDQKLKSYWNRPGGKFGIVIGLGLLVLIGYYVIPILTQVVWNTVNFGIALVCLGIFLYAVTHRKLRLALFYFYEWLMKKLIGVVIELDPFLIAEDYINDMEEQREKLYKQSVDVDAQKEKIDLKIVDKEREMGHLIGRAKAAQSNNMLPELGNATRQIARLKEYVMQLTPIRDNLARIGDYLTKVHKNSAYLIEDARNELELKKDLYKSVTSGNRALSSALKIFKGDPEKKLMVEQSMEFLKEDIASKLSSMKKAINYSNDFMRSIDLDNATYELQGLQMLESFDPDKEFKLNTQKWEPSNVERKPGTVAKDNYNDLLS; encoded by the coding sequence ATGGAAACACAATTCTTCCCCGCAGCATCCGATCAAAAACTAAAGTCGTACTGGAACAGGCCCGGTGGTAAGTTCGGTATCGTCATTGGTCTTGGCCTGCTCGTCCTCATCGGCTACTACGTTATTCCCATCCTCACACAAGTGGTTTGGAATACCGTCAACTTCGGCATCGCACTGGTGTGCCTGGGCATATTCCTGTACGCCGTCACGCATCGTAAACTGCGGCTCGCACTGTTCTACTTCTACGAATGGCTCATGAAAAAGCTGATCGGCGTAGTGATAGAACTGGACCCGTTCCTGATCGCAGAAGATTACATCAACGACATGGAAGAACAGCGGGAAAAGCTGTATAAACAGTCGGTGGATGTGGATGCGCAAAAGGAAAAGATCGACCTGAAAATCGTGGATAAAGAAAGGGAGATGGGCCACCTCATCGGCCGGGCAAAGGCAGCACAAAGTAATAACATGCTGCCTGAACTAGGCAACGCTACGCGGCAGATCGCACGACTGAAAGAGTACGTGATGCAGCTGACGCCCATCCGCGATAATCTCGCCCGCATTGGCGACTATCTCACCAAGGTGCATAAAAACAGTGCCTACCTGATTGAAGATGCGCGCAATGAACTGGAATTGAAGAAGGACCTGTATAAGTCGGTGACGTCCGGCAACAGGGCGCTCAGCTCCGCGCTCAAAATATTTAAAGGCGATCCCGAAAAGAAACTGATGGTGGAACAGTCCATGGAATTTTTGAAGGAAGACATCGCCAGCAAACTGTCGAGTATGAAGAAGGCGATCAATTACTCGAACGACTTTATGCGCTCTATCGACCTCGATAATGCGACTTATGAATTACAAGGCCTGCAAATGCTGGAGTCGTTCGATCCTGATAAGGAGTTTAAACTGAACACACAGAAATGGGAGCCTTCGAATGTGGAACGTAAACCTGGTACAGTAGCGAAAGATAATTACAACGATCTCTTAAGTTAA
- a CDS encoding AAA family ATPase encodes MHDPEVLVLDEPTSGLDPNQLAEIRQLIKDVGQNKTVMLSTHIMQEVEAMCSRVIIINKGNIIADDSITNLQQMGQGFVEVSFGEIATKEELESLGQVNRALARDNNTWQLYSDDLEAVRKNLLQFALINNRNILSLRSNSQSLEDIFREKTQK; translated from the coding sequence TTGCACGACCCGGAAGTACTGGTACTGGACGAGCCGACCTCCGGCCTGGACCCGAACCAGCTGGCGGAGATCAGGCAGCTGATCAAAGATGTGGGACAAAATAAAACCGTGATGTTGAGCACCCACATTATGCAGGAGGTGGAAGCAATGTGCAGCCGTGTAATCATTATTAACAAAGGCAACATCATCGCCGACGACTCGATTACCAATCTACAGCAGATGGGACAAGGGTTTGTAGAGGTTAGCTTCGGCGAAATCGCCACCAAAGAGGAGTTAGAAAGTTTAGGCCAGGTAAACCGGGCATTGGCGCGGGATAACAATACCTGGCAGTTATACTCCGACGACCTTGAGGCGGTACGGAAAAACCTATTACAATTCGCTTTGATAAATAACCGAAACATCCTTTCTTTGCGAAGCAATTCGCAATCACTGGAGGATATTTTCAGAGAAAAGACCCAGAAGTGA
- the eno gene encoding phosphopyruvate hydratase, translating to MSIISQIHARQILDSRGNPTVEVDVTTEDGHFGRAAVPSGASTGKHEAVELRDNDKSVYVGKGVLQAVKNVNEIIAPELEGWDVTDQAGIDKLLIELDGTENKAKLGANATLAVSMAVAKAAAEVANLPLFRYLGGVNGSVLPMPLMNIINGGAHADNKIDFQEFMIVPVGADTFSEGLRWGVEIFHTLKSVLKKKGYSTNVGDEGGFAPDIQSNEEAIETVIQAIEAAGYKPGTQVAIALDAASSEMYNEADNTYKFYKSSGKSISSDEMVAYWAEWCKKYPIVSIEDGMAEDDWNGWKKLTEAVGANVQLVGDDLFVTNVKRLKQGIDQNIANSILIKVNQIGTVTETINAVNMAHKAGFTSIMSHRSGETEDTTIADLAVALNCGQIKTGSASRTDRMAKYNQLIRIEELLGETAIYPKNSVTFGKK from the coding sequence ATGAGCATTATTTCACAAATCCATGCCAGGCAGATCCTTGACAGCCGCGGCAATCCTACTGTAGAAGTAGACGTTACCACTGAAGACGGTCATTTTGGACGCGCAGCCGTACCATCCGGCGCCTCCACTGGTAAACACGAAGCGGTAGAGCTGCGTGACAATGACAAATCCGTTTACGTTGGTAAGGGCGTATTACAGGCTGTTAAGAACGTGAACGAGATTATTGCGCCCGAGCTGGAAGGTTGGGACGTAACAGACCAGGCAGGAATTGATAAATTGCTGATCGAGCTGGACGGTACCGAAAACAAAGCCAAATTGGGCGCTAACGCAACCCTGGCGGTGAGCATGGCTGTAGCGAAAGCTGCTGCTGAAGTAGCTAACCTGCCCCTGTTCCGTTACCTGGGTGGTGTTAACGGCTCCGTACTGCCAATGCCGCTGATGAACATCATCAACGGTGGTGCGCACGCCGACAACAAAATCGACTTCCAGGAGTTCATGATCGTGCCAGTTGGCGCTGACACCTTCTCTGAAGGGCTGCGCTGGGGCGTTGAAATCTTCCACACCCTGAAGTCTGTACTGAAAAAGAAAGGTTATAGCACGAACGTAGGTGACGAAGGCGGCTTTGCTCCTGACATCCAGAGCAATGAAGAGGCGATCGAAACCGTTATTCAGGCGATTGAGGCTGCTGGTTACAAACCAGGTACCCAGGTAGCGATTGCACTGGACGCTGCTAGCAGCGAAATGTACAACGAGGCCGATAACACTTACAAATTCTACAAAAGCTCCGGCAAATCTATCTCCAGCGACGAGATGGTAGCTTACTGGGCTGAGTGGTGCAAAAAATACCCCATCGTTTCTATCGAAGACGGTATGGCCGAAGACGACTGGAACGGTTGGAAAAAACTGACAGAAGCAGTTGGTGCCAACGTACAGCTGGTAGGTGACGATCTGTTCGTAACGAACGTTAAACGTCTGAAACAAGGTATTGACCAGAACATCGCTAACTCTATCCTGATCAAAGTAAACCAGATCGGTACAGTTACAGAGACCATCAATGCAGTGAACATGGCGCACAAAGCTGGTTTCACTTCCATTATGAGCCACCGTTCCGGCGAAACAGAAGATACAACGATCGCTGACCTGGCGGTTGCATTGAACTGTGGTCAGATCAAGACTGGTTCTGCTTCCCGTACAGACAGGATGGCGAAATACAACCAGCTGATCCGTATTGAGGAGCTGCTGGGTGAGACCGCCATTTATCCGAAAAATTCCGTTACATTTGGTAAGAAATAA
- a CDS encoding FtsB family cell division protein: MFKQPFKIPALVRNKYVVTTAAFILWLAFLDRNNMLSQYELTAEVNKMEAQKEFYRENNDATRKESQELLSSMEKLEKFAREQYKMKKDNEDVFLIMPEKPKED; encoded by the coding sequence ATGTTTAAACAGCCATTTAAAATACCAGCACTTGTCCGCAACAAATATGTTGTGACCACTGCGGCATTTATTCTGTGGCTGGCCTTCCTCGACCGTAACAATATGCTTTCACAGTATGAGCTTACGGCAGAGGTAAACAAGATGGAGGCGCAAAAAGAGTTTTACCGCGAGAACAACGACGCTACCCGCAAAGAAAGCCAGGAACTGCTCTCCAGCATGGAAAAGCTGGAAAAATTCGCCCGCGAGCAGTATAAAATGAAGAAAGACAACGAAGACGTGTTTCTTATTATGCCCGAAAAGCCTAAAGAAGACTAG